A stretch of the Actinomyces faecalis genome encodes the following:
- a CDS encoding PD-(D/E)XK nuclease family protein: protein MSEDLATEPIRLLPPLPPQPLPEPDEQTSQVTEQVRSGANLVVLGAAGTGKSTLALRLLVEAVAQGREPLVLAPTRARAEVLRQRAAQLLAGQGGGAVRVRTPGSFAFMVLSTSLTARQDPLPAPVLLVGAEEDAALAQMLHPDDWQPLPAQAVSSRAFRSELRSLLARAGELGIGAPELAELAQELDVEIWRQAVPLLRAWDAQGRASASRRSQTRKMDSARIQDRAREALERWEEDGVQVPPPVPDLVVVDDYQDCTAATARLLACLASPDASGRRSQVVVLGDPDCAVETFRGGTPSLLVEAEDRSGLAAARMTLTTRYRGDEALARVWQDQADRVPVVGAPAHRRPQQAGATSQGVGQTRTSSQAEAAVSGVTALIASSVSQETAHVARLLRAEHVLHATGWEQMAVIVRSSGAAQSVARELRRRGVPLSASTPAVLLRAEPAAAALLGVAEAALAGRLGDRSQPAQREAVLALLTSPLIGLSALDLRRVRRRLRAAFPRRDAEESLLSLVTSTEEARVLSQELAQEALAGPARSIERAARVVEAARAVVEGAQTGAGQEDKDPAATDEGLDLEGLDLPRVDVEELLWAAWEASGCAQRWREVALGSSEGAGEAVLAEAAEHDLDVVTALFKRAEVWAERHPGQDASVFLRELASEVVPSDSVAPTGVRPEGVSVLTPAAAAGREWEVVAVTGLNRDQWPDLRLRDSLTRAGLLVEAVTDRLPRDPEGLRVAQADTVAARAQVRGDERRMLLASLTRATRRLLVTSCQDEEHSPSSFFLEVARSAGAQVANADGEVLTSPDVGELTLRGLTGELRHAVTAGGLPQATAEQRQAGCVAGEILNQLAQAGVVQADSQWWSGAPVTSVDPLVATGQRVRVSPSDVDNVATCPLRWFLQRHGGDNGASSQQALGTIVHAVAERAQREGLRGQVLHDLLTEQMPQLAEPLTWLEQLQARRAHDVIDRLDAYLGTVPGPVAVEKRVDVELDLPLPTDPGAGGPQEGAARGQSEIGVRLVGRVDRIELDDGEDSSLCAPDAPELLPPAHGTRVRVMDLKTGRRPAGEAARNAQLATYRMALAALGYEVTGAGLVVLGEEADRYGDTRVYPAGAALAASPDPESGEDWAAELVACAARDASGSHFEARVGAHCRFCSVKSACPAVPEGRRNLA from the coding sequence ATGTCCGAGGACCTCGCTACCGAGCCGATCCGGCTCCTGCCACCCCTGCCGCCGCAGCCCCTGCCGGAACCTGACGAGCAGACCAGTCAGGTCACCGAACAGGTCCGTAGCGGTGCCAATCTCGTGGTGCTAGGAGCCGCGGGCACCGGGAAGTCCACCCTGGCCCTCAGGCTCCTGGTCGAGGCCGTGGCGCAAGGCAGGGAGCCGTTGGTCCTCGCGCCCACCCGCGCTCGGGCAGAGGTCCTGCGCCAGCGCGCCGCCCAGCTGCTGGCGGGCCAGGGAGGTGGCGCCGTGCGCGTGCGTACCCCGGGGTCCTTTGCCTTCATGGTGCTGAGTACCTCGCTGACAGCTCGCCAGGACCCGCTGCCGGCTCCCGTCCTGCTGGTCGGTGCGGAGGAGGACGCCGCCCTGGCGCAGATGCTGCACCCTGACGACTGGCAGCCGCTGCCTGCGCAGGCGGTGTCCTCACGCGCATTCCGCTCCGAGCTGCGCAGCCTGCTCGCGCGTGCCGGGGAGCTGGGGATCGGTGCTCCTGAGCTCGCTGAGCTCGCCCAGGAGCTGGACGTGGAGATATGGAGGCAGGCGGTACCGCTGCTACGGGCCTGGGACGCTCAGGGACGTGCGAGCGCCTCGAGGCGATCCCAGACCCGCAAGATGGACTCGGCACGGATCCAGGACCGCGCCCGAGAGGCTCTGGAGCGCTGGGAGGAGGACGGCGTCCAGGTCCCGCCTCCTGTTCCTGACCTGGTCGTCGTGGACGACTACCAGGACTGCACCGCAGCCACTGCCCGGCTTCTTGCCTGCCTGGCGTCACCGGACGCCTCCGGGCGACGCAGCCAGGTCGTGGTCCTGGGCGATCCTGACTGCGCTGTCGAGACCTTCCGCGGCGGTACCCCGAGCCTGCTCGTGGAGGCGGAGGACCGCTCAGGCCTGGCAGCCGCACGGATGACGCTCACCACCCGCTACCGCGGTGATGAGGCACTGGCTCGTGTGTGGCAGGACCAGGCGGACCGGGTGCCGGTCGTCGGCGCTCCTGCCCACCGTCGTCCGCAGCAGGCAGGGGCCACCTCCCAGGGAGTGGGGCAGACGAGGACGTCGTCTCAGGCTGAGGCCGCCGTCAGTGGGGTGACGGCGCTCATAGCCTCCTCGGTCTCCCAGGAGACGGCACACGTAGCCCGCCTGCTGAGGGCGGAGCACGTCCTGCACGCCACCGGCTGGGAGCAGATGGCCGTGATCGTCCGTTCCAGCGGTGCCGCGCAGTCCGTGGCGCGTGAGCTGCGCCGACGCGGTGTGCCGCTGTCGGCATCCACGCCAGCGGTGCTGCTACGTGCCGAACCGGCAGCGGCTGCGCTCCTGGGCGTGGCTGAGGCGGCACTGGCCGGCCGGTTGGGGGACCGGAGCCAGCCCGCCCAGCGGGAGGCAGTCCTGGCGCTGCTGACCAGCCCGTTGATCGGCCTGAGCGCGTTGGACCTGCGTCGTGTGCGTCGGCGTCTGCGGGCAGCCTTCCCGCGACGCGACGCAGAGGAGTCTCTCCTGTCCCTCGTCACCAGCACTGAGGAGGCACGGGTACTGAGCCAGGAGCTCGCGCAGGAGGCCCTGGCTGGTCCGGCTCGGAGCATCGAGAGGGCTGCTCGTGTCGTCGAGGCGGCTCGTGCGGTCGTTGAGGGCGCGCAGACCGGCGCAGGGCAGGAGGACAAGGATCCTGCAGCCACGGACGAAGGCCTTGACCTGGAGGGCCTTGACCTGCCGAGGGTCGACGTGGAAGAGCTGTTGTGGGCGGCGTGGGAGGCCTCAGGCTGTGCCCAGCGGTGGCGTGAGGTGGCTCTGGGTTCCTCTGAAGGGGCGGGGGAAGCGGTGCTGGCCGAGGCTGCGGAGCACGATCTCGACGTCGTGACGGCACTGTTCAAGCGTGCTGAGGTATGGGCTGAACGCCATCCCGGCCAGGACGCGTCGGTGTTCCTTCGCGAGCTCGCCAGCGAGGTCGTCCCGTCGGACTCCGTGGCTCCTACAGGTGTCAGGCCCGAGGGCGTGAGCGTGCTGACACCGGCAGCCGCCGCGGGACGAGAGTGGGAGGTCGTGGCGGTCACGGGGCTGAACCGGGACCAGTGGCCGGATCTTCGGTTACGTGACTCCCTGACGCGTGCGGGTCTTCTGGTCGAGGCGGTGACGGACCGGCTTCCGCGTGACCCTGAGGGCCTGCGCGTGGCCCAGGCGGACACGGTGGCGGCTCGGGCACAGGTGCGTGGTGACGAGAGACGGATGCTCCTGGCGTCGCTGACGCGCGCGACGCGTCGTCTCCTCGTCACGTCCTGCCAGGACGAGGAGCACTCGCCCTCCTCCTTCTTCCTGGAAGTTGCTCGTAGCGCAGGGGCGCAGGTTGCGAACGCAGACGGGGAGGTCCTCACCAGCCCGGACGTAGGTGAGCTGACCCTGCGTGGACTGACCGGCGAGCTGCGGCACGCGGTGACGGCTGGCGGCCTGCCTCAGGCCACTGCTGAGCAGCGCCAGGCCGGGTGCGTGGCTGGCGAGATTCTTAACCAGCTGGCGCAGGCCGGTGTGGTGCAGGCGGACTCCCAGTGGTGGTCAGGTGCGCCGGTAACCTCGGTGGACCCGTTGGTCGCAACGGGTCAACGGGTGAGGGTCAGTCCTTCTGACGTCGACAACGTAGCGACCTGTCCCTTGCGCTGGTTCCTCCAGCGTCACGGCGGGGACAACGGAGCCTCCAGCCAGCAGGCCCTGGGAACGATCGTCCACGCAGTCGCTGAGCGGGCTCAGCGAGAGGGCTTGCGCGGGCAGGTGCTCCACGACCTCCTCACGGAGCAGATGCCACAGCTGGCCGAGCCGTTGACCTGGCTGGAACAGCTCCAGGCCCGCCGCGCCCATGACGTGATCGACCGTCTGGACGCCTATCTCGGTACGGTGCCGGGACCGGTTGCGGTAGAGAAGCGTGTTGACGTCGAGCTTGATCTTCCTCTGCCTACGGATCCGGGCGCGGGTGGGCCGCAGGAGGGTGCTGCTCGTGGCCAGTCCGAGATCGGCGTGCGTCTGGTGGGACGAGTCGACAGGATTGAGCTGGACGACGGTGAGGACTCGTCCCTGTGCGCTCCTGACGCGCCCGAGCTCCTGCCACCGGCGCACGGCACCCGTGTGCGCGTCATGGACCTCAAGACCGGGCGCAGGCCAGCGGGGGAGGCGGCACGCAACGCCCAGCTGGCCACCTACCGCATGGCGCTGGCCGCACTCGGGTACGAGGTGACGGGCGCCGGGCTGGTCGTCCTGGGTGAGGAAGCGGATCGCTACGGTGACACCCGCGTCTATCCCGCCGGAGCGGCGCTCGCGGCGTCTCCTGACCCTGAGAGCGGCGAGGACTGGGCCGCGGAGCTGGTGGCCTGCGCTGCTCGTGACGCCTCCGGCAGCCACTTTGAGGCGCGCGTCGGCGCTCACTGTCGTTTCTGCTCGGTCAAGAGCGCGTGCCCCGCGGTACCTGAGGGACGGAGGAACCTCGCATGA
- a CDS encoding LysR family transcriptional regulator — MDLSAHRLALLLAVHRSGGIVAAAESQHLSPSAVSQQIKLLEKEVGTHVLDRTPSGSVLTEAGRILAETAERLEDELASARRELAELDESTPTGRVRIGSFATAIRALLLPMAGQVVASHPGLHLTIEETEERAGLARLRRGELDLVLLERDVQSLASAPRAMTDVPLLDESWLVVVPPEQPAPSTLSDLVRATWIDLDPATAGAEALVRLSRQLGTPLSTHHVGYDYDVVLAMVSFGLGYALLPELAVMSGQVPEGVSVVRLPGLGTRQLVVRHRSTRTDPSAATRAVLDLLLAQAQALELG, encoded by the coding sequence GTGGACCTCTCTGCGCACCGACTGGCCCTCCTGCTGGCCGTCCATCGCTCCGGCGGCATCGTGGCAGCCGCGGAATCTCAACACTTGTCACCTTCGGCCGTCAGTCAGCAGATCAAGCTGCTGGAGAAGGAGGTCGGAACGCATGTGCTGGATCGCACACCTTCCGGCTCGGTCCTGACCGAGGCGGGACGCATCCTGGCGGAGACGGCGGAGCGTCTTGAGGACGAGCTCGCCTCGGCGCGCCGCGAGCTGGCGGAGCTGGACGAGTCCACGCCGACCGGTCGGGTGCGCATCGGTTCCTTCGCCACGGCGATCCGGGCCCTCCTTCTGCCTATGGCCGGCCAGGTCGTGGCCAGCCACCCCGGACTCCACCTCACGATCGAGGAGACCGAGGAGCGGGCGGGACTGGCGCGGCTGCGACGCGGTGAGCTCGACCTGGTCCTGCTTGAGCGTGATGTCCAGTCGCTGGCCAGCGCCCCCAGGGCGATGACGGACGTGCCGTTGCTGGACGAGTCCTGGCTCGTCGTCGTGCCTCCGGAGCAGCCCGCGCCCTCGACGCTGTCGGACCTGGTGCGGGCGACCTGGATCGACCTGGACCCCGCTACTGCCGGTGCTGAGGCGCTGGTGCGTCTGTCGCGTCAGCTGGGGACGCCGCTGAGCACCCATCACGTCGGGTACGACTACGACGTCGTCCTGGCGATGGTCAGCTTCGGGCTCGGTTACGCGCTCCTTCCTGAGCTGGCGGTCATGTCCGGCCAGGTTCCCGAGGGCGTGAGCGTGGTGCGTCTGCCTGGGCTGGGCACGCGTCAGCTCGTGGTGCGCCACCGCTCCACGAGAACCGATCCCAGCGCCGCTACCCGTGCGGTCCTTGACCTTCTGCTCGCCCAGGCCCAGGCGCTGGAACTGGGCTAG
- the prfB gene encoding peptide chain release factor 2, which translates to MATDFPAEIERLRHTHASIEAVTDPQALRARIAELSEQAAAPDLWDDPDAAQVVTSNLSHAQADLKRVEDLGSRIDDLEAMVEMAGEEEGDDAAELLAEAESDLDAISKDLSELEIRTLLSGEYDQRDAVVTIRSGAGGVDAADFAEMLLRMYLRWAERHDYATKVLDTSYAEEAGLKSVTFEVHAPYAYGTLSVEGGTHRLVRISPFDNQGRRQTSFAAVEVIPLIESTDHIEVPETDIRIDVFRSSGPGGQSVNTTDSAVRITHLPTGLVVSMQDEKSQIQNRAAAMRVLQSRLLLLKQQEEDAKKKELAGDVKASWGDQMRSYVLNPYQMVKDLRTSYEVGNPDSVFDGDIDGFIDAGIRWRKQQEQAEED; encoded by the coding sequence GTGGCCACAGACTTTCCTGCAGAGATCGAGCGACTCCGACACACTCACGCCTCTATCGAGGCGGTGACTGACCCGCAGGCGCTGCGCGCACGCATTGCCGAGCTCTCCGAGCAGGCGGCGGCACCGGACCTGTGGGACGACCCTGACGCCGCCCAGGTGGTGACCTCCAACCTGTCCCACGCCCAGGCGGACCTCAAGCGCGTGGAGGACCTTGGCTCGCGTATCGACGACCTTGAGGCCATGGTCGAGATGGCTGGGGAGGAGGAGGGCGATGACGCCGCCGAGCTGCTGGCCGAGGCGGAGTCGGACCTGGACGCGATCTCCAAGGACCTGTCTGAGCTGGAGATCCGCACGCTGCTGAGCGGCGAGTACGACCAGCGCGACGCCGTCGTCACCATCCGCTCGGGTGCGGGTGGTGTGGACGCCGCGGACTTCGCGGAGATGCTGCTACGCATGTACCTGCGCTGGGCCGAGCGTCACGACTACGCCACCAAGGTCCTGGACACCTCCTACGCCGAGGAGGCAGGCCTGAAGTCGGTGACCTTCGAGGTCCACGCCCCCTACGCCTACGGCACGCTCAGCGTGGAGGGCGGGACCCACCGCCTGGTACGCATCAGCCCCTTCGACAACCAGGGACGGCGCCAGACCTCCTTCGCTGCGGTCGAGGTGATCCCGCTCATCGAGTCCACGGACCACATCGAGGTCCCAGAGACTGACATCCGTATCGACGTCTTCCGTTCCTCCGGACCCGGAGGCCAGTCCGTCAATACTACCGACTCGGCCGTGCGCATCACCCACCTGCCCACAGGCCTGGTGGTCTCGATGCAGGACGAGAAGTCCCAGATCCAGAACCGCGCCGCCGCCATGCGCGTGCTGCAGTCGCGCCTGCTGCTGCTCAAGCAGCAGGAGGAGGACGCCAAGAAGAAGGAGCTGGCCGGGGACGTCAAGGCCTCGTGGGGGGACCAGATGCGCTCCTACGTGCTCAACCCCTACCAGATGGTCAAGGACCTGCGGACCAGCTATGAGGTCGGCAACCCGGACTCGGTCTTTGACGGCGACATCGACGGCTTCATCGACGCCGGCATCCGCTGGCGCAAGCAGCAGGAGCAGGCTGAGGAGGACTGA
- a CDS encoding UvrD-helicase domain-containing protein: MTPEATGQAQTLPALTPVSLAQALGIDEPTAEQAEVIAHPLSPLLVVAGAGSGKTATMSQRVVYLVASGQVEPHEVLGLTFTRKAAGELAQRISTRLGSLAGSGIAGPQEDGAEPTIATYNSFAGTIVRDHGLRIGVDPDATLITEARAWQVVAGIVERRTEPLPLDSPARVTELVLGLDSALCENLLEVEQAREQMHDLDQLFESLAQVRGLKTALKGFDTAMKTRVALLDLVQEYRDTKSSQGLLTFGDQIVLAYKVLTAPGSQEVVQALSQQYRAVLLDEFQDTSTAQVRLLSRLFAGGGVTAVGDPNQAIYGWRGASAAALDEFHLAFNPAGCAAVQAGADRRKAAPVLPLSTAWRNDRTVLEAANVLSGPLRSHTPQPGDGPGPQIPVAQLRPRPAEAGLAPGSVLGAYLADPLEEAEVVADFLEQRWNPQAQLAVLSRTRDALAPVAQALRDRSIPYEVVGIGGMLMIPEVADVRALLTVAADPERGDWLVRLLTAGGIGARDLAALYRYARRQTRSSQGDAVLPDGSVDSDSAQDTDQPVLAEALEAVARSADRHPQGVEGVTVAGLSPAGTRLADRLARQLRRVRRALRLPLAELVTLAEQTLDLDIEVAARVGDRRGRRGLDALREVAEQFSRDLDSPTLASFLEWLDAAEAHERALSAPEVEPEPGAVQLMTVHASKGLEWDHVAVIGLNEKGFPLYSTQPRDDLSVRSKSWMAAADEFPHPLRMDAATLPPFTLARLEPPEVDKTEVKEMIDGYCLALGRYAVAEERRLAYVALTRARHDLLLTGSHVSKTSTTPRPMSRFLAELRRRELVTPYGPGWTERDTSRGNGLLTATSRVVWPTAPQESVTSSARPVASGRAGSPPGPVAGAAVPEPASAPPAAPGAAPAESVAALVARWQQEAQLLLAERDRNAVSPRQLRLPAHLAATQLDTLRRDPQQLAVHLRRPLPPRPSPSARLGTVFHDAVAQRLSRSSALFSLEEAGVPDTVSPQDRQKLERWLMTAENLPLLEGYTLCDTEVERELVVAGVTLRCRIDAVFHKEGARDDEPGAWLIVDWKTGRHHVPVDQLSVYVHVWAASHGIDASSVRAAYAYVDFPGGQVDELSSQELLTMETLTQALSLEQSLGQ; this comes from the coding sequence ATGACCCCTGAAGCTACCGGGCAGGCCCAGACCTTGCCGGCACTGACCCCGGTGTCACTCGCCCAGGCCCTGGGCATCGACGAACCCACTGCAGAGCAGGCTGAGGTCATTGCCCACCCCCTGTCGCCGTTGCTGGTGGTCGCAGGGGCAGGGAGCGGCAAGACCGCAACGATGAGCCAGCGAGTGGTCTACCTCGTCGCCAGCGGTCAGGTGGAGCCCCACGAGGTGCTTGGTCTGACCTTCACGCGTAAGGCAGCAGGCGAGCTGGCTCAGCGCATCAGCACGCGCCTAGGCTCCTTGGCGGGCTCGGGGATCGCCGGCCCCCAGGAGGACGGTGCGGAGCCGACGATCGCAACCTACAACTCCTTCGCAGGCACGATCGTGCGTGACCACGGACTGCGCATCGGTGTGGACCCGGACGCCACCCTGATCACGGAGGCACGGGCATGGCAGGTGGTCGCCGGTATCGTCGAGCGGCGCACGGAGCCTCTCCCGCTGGACTCTCCCGCACGGGTCACCGAGCTCGTGCTAGGGCTTGACTCCGCGTTGTGCGAGAACCTCCTGGAGGTGGAGCAGGCGCGTGAGCAGATGCACGACCTGGACCAGCTCTTCGAGTCGCTGGCTCAGGTACGTGGTCTCAAGACGGCGCTCAAGGGATTCGACACGGCGATGAAGACGCGTGTGGCGCTGCTGGACCTGGTCCAGGAGTACCGGGACACCAAGAGCTCTCAGGGGCTGCTGACCTTTGGCGACCAGATCGTCCTTGCCTACAAGGTACTGACGGCCCCGGGGTCGCAGGAGGTGGTGCAGGCCCTGTCCCAGCAGTACCGGGCGGTGCTGCTGGATGAGTTCCAGGACACGTCCACGGCACAGGTCCGGTTGCTGTCCCGTCTTTTCGCAGGAGGTGGGGTGACCGCCGTCGGAGACCCCAACCAGGCCATCTACGGTTGGCGAGGTGCCAGTGCTGCCGCTCTGGACGAGTTCCACCTCGCCTTCAACCCGGCGGGCTGCGCAGCCGTACAGGCAGGTGCGGACCGCAGGAAAGCCGCTCCGGTCCTGCCGCTGTCGACGGCATGGCGCAACGACCGCACCGTGCTGGAGGCTGCCAACGTGCTGTCGGGTCCTCTGCGCTCTCACACGCCGCAGCCTGGTGACGGACCTGGCCCGCAGATCCCGGTCGCCCAGCTCCGGCCCCGGCCTGCCGAGGCAGGCCTGGCTCCGGGCTCGGTCCTGGGGGCCTACCTTGCCGACCCGTTGGAGGAGGCAGAGGTCGTCGCAGACTTCCTGGAGCAACGATGGAACCCTCAGGCGCAGCTGGCGGTACTCAGTCGTACCCGGGACGCGCTCGCGCCGGTGGCGCAGGCCCTGCGGGACCGGTCGATTCCGTACGAGGTCGTAGGCATCGGCGGGATGCTCATGATTCCGGAGGTCGCGGACGTCCGAGCGCTGCTCACCGTGGCCGCAGACCCAGAACGTGGTGACTGGTTGGTGCGGCTGCTGACTGCCGGTGGCATCGGGGCGAGGGACCTGGCTGCCCTCTACCGTTACGCGCGTCGCCAGACCCGGTCGTCCCAGGGCGACGCCGTGCTCCCAGATGGCTCCGTGGACTCTGACTCTGCTCAGGACACGGACCAGCCCGTGCTCGCTGAGGCCCTGGAGGCGGTAGCACGCAGCGCGGACAGGCACCCACAGGGGGTGGAGGGAGTCACGGTGGCCGGGCTCAGTCCTGCTGGGACCCGTCTGGCTGATCGCCTGGCCAGACAGCTCAGACGGGTGCGCCGCGCGCTTCGCCTTCCTCTGGCCGAGCTGGTGACCCTGGCGGAGCAGACGCTCGACCTGGACATCGAGGTAGCGGCCAGGGTGGGGGACCGTCGTGGGCGCCGGGGCCTGGACGCCCTGCGTGAGGTCGCCGAGCAGTTCTCCAGGGACCTGGACTCCCCGACCCTGGCCAGCTTCCTGGAGTGGCTGGACGCGGCCGAGGCCCATGAGCGAGCACTGTCAGCACCTGAGGTCGAGCCGGAACCTGGGGCGGTCCAGCTCATGACTGTTCACGCCTCCAAAGGGCTGGAGTGGGACCATGTGGCTGTCATCGGCCTGAACGAGAAGGGCTTTCCTCTCTACTCGACACAGCCACGTGACGACCTCTCGGTGCGCTCCAAGTCCTGGATGGCGGCGGCAGACGAGTTTCCCCACCCGCTGCGCATGGACGCCGCGACCCTGCCGCCCTTCACCTTGGCGAGGCTGGAGCCACCTGAGGTGGACAAGACCGAGGTGAAGGAGATGATTGACGGGTACTGCCTGGCGCTGGGGCGCTACGCGGTGGCGGAGGAACGCCGACTGGCGTACGTGGCGCTGACACGTGCCCGTCACGACCTCCTTCTCACCGGCTCGCACGTGTCCAAGACCTCCACGACCCCTCGTCCCATGAGTCGCTTCCTCGCCGAGCTGCGCAGGCGCGAGCTGGTGACGCCCTACGGACCGGGATGGACCGAGCGTGATACGAGTCGAGGTAACGGGCTGCTCACTGCCACCTCACGGGTCGTGTGGCCGACGGCGCCGCAGGAGTCGGTGACCTCCTCGGCCAGGCCAGTCGCGTCGGGCCGTGCCGGGTCACCACCCGGCCCCGTGGCAGGTGCTGCCGTACCGGAGCCGGCTTCGGCGCCGCCGGCCGCACCGGGAGCTGCACCGGCCGAGTCCGTGGCGGCGCTTGTCGCGCGCTGGCAGCAGGAGGCACAGCTTCTTCTGGCCGAGCGGGACAGGAACGCCGTCAGTCCTCGTCAGCTGCGCTTGCCTGCGCACCTTGCAGCCACCCAGCTTGACACGCTGAGGCGGGACCCCCAGCAGCTGGCCGTGCACCTGCGCAGGCCTCTGCCACCGCGGCCAAGCCCGTCAGCGCGACTGGGCACGGTCTTCCACGACGCCGTGGCCCAGCGTCTGTCCCGCAGCTCGGCGTTGTTCTCCCTGGAGGAAGCAGGCGTCCCGGACACCGTCTCCCCCCAGGACCGCCAGAAGCTGGAGCGCTGGCTCATGACGGCCGAGAACCTGCCGCTGCTGGAGGGATACACCCTCTGCGACACGGAGGTTGAGCGGGAGCTGGTCGTCGCTGGAGTGACGCTGCGCTGTCGGATCGACGCCGTCTTCCACAAGGAGGGAGCACGCGATGACGAACCGGGTGCCTGGCTCATCGTGGACTGGAAGACAGGGCGGCACCACGTGCCCGTGGACCAGCTCAGTGTCTACGTGCACGTGTGGGCCGCCTCGCACGGTATCGACGCCAGCTCGGTGAGGGCCGCCTATGCCTATGTCGACTTCCCCGGGGGGCAGGTGGACGAGCTCAGCTCCCAGGAGCTGCTGACGATGGAGACGCTGACTCAGGCGCTCAGTCTTGAGCAGTCTCTCGGCCAGTGA
- a CDS encoding phosphotransferase, whose product MSTTPNDPTQPSREAAPEPPQDSSDEKASAGRPQATAPSAPQGSDATGVMSPRPALTLAAMAAVAVPGLDPARLALPQKTTSSLHTVGVVDSRGRHWEVVQALSDAAGASLDAEAEVLRRVARSHDAGAVSFDVSRPAGSLRREGLHVQVRSHIEGRPIAVDSLRPGPGLSAGLGKALGEIHELETTVVSEAGLPVYDAEEVRSTWLTLLDDVAATGKVPSPLLSRWEQVLDDTALWRFRPTVVHGDLAEENVLTAGGAVVAVQGLSQIHVGDPAEDLAWVYSTAPVDCLDSIEAAYDLARTEGVDKHLRDRAELVSEMSLAKWLLHGVRSQSQDIIDDAVSMLADLLDQVGDEPLVEPHEPVLASVPGARTSAGPDEATSEITMVSSPSSATSPDSPDLDALPGVGASPAPEADRAVNADQTPTTDMAAVVPLTGRETAQD is encoded by the coding sequence ATGTCGACCACGCCTAACGACCCCACCCAGCCGTCTCGCGAGGCAGCACCTGAGCCACCCCAGGACTCCTCGGACGAGAAGGCCTCTGCCGGGCGTCCTCAGGCAACGGCTCCTAGCGCCCCGCAGGGCTCCGACGCCACCGGCGTCATGAGCCCGAGACCCGCCCTGACCTTGGCCGCCATGGCCGCCGTCGCGGTACCTGGTCTGGACCCCGCGCGCCTGGCGCTGCCTCAGAAGACCACCTCCTCCCTGCACACCGTCGGCGTCGTCGACTCACGTGGCCGCCACTGGGAGGTCGTGCAGGCACTGTCAGACGCAGCCGGCGCCTCCCTCGACGCCGAGGCCGAGGTACTGCGACGAGTCGCACGCAGCCACGACGCCGGCGCCGTCTCCTTCGACGTCTCCCGGCCGGCCGGCTCGTTACGTCGCGAGGGCCTGCACGTCCAGGTCCGCTCCCACATCGAGGGCAGGCCCATCGCCGTCGACTCCCTGCGTCCGGGCCCTGGCCTGTCGGCGGGACTAGGCAAGGCCCTGGGCGAGATCCACGAGCTGGAGACCACCGTGGTCTCCGAGGCGGGACTTCCGGTGTACGACGCTGAGGAGGTTCGCTCCACCTGGCTCACCCTCCTCGACGACGTGGCCGCCACCGGAAAGGTCCCGTCCCCGCTGCTCTCTCGGTGGGAGCAGGTCCTTGACGACACCGCTCTGTGGCGGTTCCGCCCGACCGTGGTCCACGGAGACCTGGCTGAGGAGAACGTGCTCACAGCCGGTGGCGCCGTCGTGGCGGTCCAGGGGCTGTCCCAGATCCACGTCGGCGACCCGGCGGAGGACCTGGCGTGGGTGTACTCCACCGCCCCGGTGGACTGTCTGGACTCGATCGAGGCCGCCTACGACCTGGCACGTACCGAGGGCGTGGACAAGCACCTGCGCGACCGGGCTGAGCTGGTCAGTGAGATGAGCCTGGCCAAGTGGCTGCTGCACGGTGTACGCAGCCAGAGCCAGGACATCATCGATGACGCTGTCTCCATGCTTGCCGACCTGCTGGACCAGGTCGGTGACGAGCCACTGGTCGAGCCCCATGAGCCGGTCCTGGCCTCGGTACCCGGCGCCCGCACGAGCGCAGGACCAGATGAGGCGACCAGCGAGATCACGATGGTCTCCTCTCCCTCTTCGGCTACGAGCCCGGACAGTCCGGACCTGGACGCTCTGCCTGGGGTCGGGGCGTCACCTGCCCCCGAGGCAGACAGGGCTGTGAACGCGGACCAGACCCCGACCACGGACATGGCCGCGGTGGTGCCGCTCACTGGCCGAGAGACTGCTCAAGACTGA
- a CDS encoding CBU_0592 family membrane protein → MTDVIPTLIAVGGWIGAAEFLLAYFMVSKGRIAGDSLRYQALNLSASVLLLINCAHTGAWPSAIANVFYVFVGINILLTVKRAYIAQLARQHSDDLRARLHRREHSDLSLRQA, encoded by the coding sequence GTGACTGACGTGATCCCCACCCTGATCGCCGTCGGCGGCTGGATCGGTGCCGCCGAGTTCCTCCTGGCCTACTTCATGGTCTCCAAGGGACGCATCGCCGGCGACTCCCTGAGGTACCAGGCCCTCAACCTCTCCGCCTCGGTGCTGCTGCTCATCAACTGCGCACACACCGGCGCCTGGCCCAGCGCCATCGCCAACGTCTTCTACGTCTTCGTCGGTATCAACATCCTCCTGACCGTCAAGCGTGCCTACATCGCCCAGCTCGCTCGACAGCACAGCGACGACCTGCGCGCACGCCTGCACCGCCGCGAGCACAGCGACCTCAGCCTCCGCCAGGCCTAG
- a CDS encoding DUF3107 domain-containing protein yields the protein MQVTIGIKHSGRELALETSASQDEVLASLAGAATQDVTLTDDKGRKVFVPAGSLAYVELGEAAPRRVGFGI from the coding sequence ATGCAGGTCACCATCGGAATCAAGCACTCCGGCCGCGAGCTCGCCCTGGAGACCTCCGCCAGCCAGGACGAGGTCCTGGCGTCCCTGGCAGGTGCCGCCACCCAGGACGTCACCCTGACCGACGACAAGGGCCGCAAGGTCTTTGTCCCCGCCGGCTCCCTCGCCTACGTCGAGCTGGGCGAGGCCGCTCCCCGACGCGTCGGCTTCGGTATCTGA